Proteins found in one Micromonospora sp. WMMD1082 genomic segment:
- a CDS encoding winged helix-turn-helix domain-containing protein produces MPQRPTPAPPAEPVYQRIVREFTSRIDSGELKPGDRLPSTSQLAQQYQCAPATVRHALSRLHALGLIQGHQGRGVFVRAAPD; encoded by the coding sequence ATGCCGCAGCGCCCGACCCCTGCACCGCCCGCCGAACCTGTCTACCAGCGGATCGTCCGCGAATTCACGTCCCGGATCGACTCCGGCGAGCTGAAGCCGGGTGATCGCCTACCCTCCACCAGCCAACTCGCTCAGCAGTACCAGTGCGCCCCTGCCACCGTGCGGCACGCGCTCAGCCGACTACACGCCCTCGGCCTGATCCAGGGCCACCAGGGTCGCGGTGTCTTCGTCAGGGCAGCGCCCGACTGA
- a CDS encoding IMP dehydrogenase, with product MKILDETSRTLNEYLLIPNLTTEDCTPGNVDLSAPLVRHRLGEQSPIRIAVPLVSAIMGAVSSPRMTISLAQCGGLGFIHHNQPTAGQAEMVSKVKKHKAGFRHSDINTTPTATLGDVTELLRAAERDIAVVTHDGTPHGTFLGLISTRDFHPKRHNLNDFVESRMQPTKSLVVADPSISLSEANSMIWDNRLDVLPVVADNGSLESIVLRRDYELHKTFQNETIDSGKRFRVGAGINTRDYKERVPALIQAGADVLCIDSSDGYSVWQRNTLHYVKGEFGDRTPIGAGNVVDGRAFRYLADAGADFIKVGIGGGSICITRDQKGIGRGQASALIDVVAERDAYAQETGVYIPICCDGGLLSDYHMAIAFALGTDFIMLGRYFARFAESPTNLVRVKGQLFKEYWGEGSQRARNWSRYDQGGEQHLVFEEGVDGYVPYAGSMYDNVAMTITKLKATMISCGSTTLRDFHESAVLVPVSHQSYLQNMSEIHLRDRPSDPGQ from the coding sequence GTGAAAATCCTCGACGAAACCTCCCGGACGCTCAACGAATACTTGCTCATTCCGAACCTCACGACCGAGGACTGCACACCCGGGAATGTCGACCTCAGCGCACCGCTCGTACGGCACCGCCTCGGCGAACAATCGCCAATCCGGATCGCCGTGCCCCTCGTCAGCGCCATCATGGGAGCGGTCTCCTCACCCCGCATGACGATCTCGCTTGCCCAGTGCGGAGGACTCGGCTTCATCCACCACAACCAACCCACGGCCGGCCAGGCGGAGATGGTCAGCAAGGTCAAAAAACACAAAGCCGGGTTCCGACACAGCGACATCAACACCACGCCCACCGCGACACTCGGCGACGTCACCGAACTCCTACGGGCAGCAGAGCGCGACATCGCCGTTGTCACCCACGACGGCACCCCCCACGGGACCTTCCTCGGCCTCATCTCCACCCGCGACTTCCACCCCAAGCGCCACAACCTCAACGACTTCGTCGAATCGCGCATGCAGCCCACCAAATCCCTCGTCGTCGCAGACCCCTCGATCTCACTGTCCGAAGCAAACTCCATGATCTGGGACAACCGCCTCGACGTACTTCCTGTAGTCGCCGACAACGGGAGTCTGGAGTCCATCGTCCTACGCCGGGACTACGAACTCCACAAAACCTTCCAGAATGAAACCATCGACAGCGGCAAGCGGTTCAGGGTCGGAGCAGGAATCAACACCCGCGACTACAAAGAGCGCGTGCCGGCCCTCATACAAGCCGGGGCTGACGTCCTGTGCATCGACTCCTCCGACGGATACTCCGTCTGGCAACGCAACACGCTCCACTACGTCAAAGGCGAGTTCGGAGACCGAACCCCGATCGGAGCCGGCAACGTCGTCGACGGTCGAGCCTTCCGCTACCTCGCCGACGCAGGCGCCGACTTCATCAAAGTCGGCATCGGCGGTGGCTCCATCTGCATCACCCGAGACCAGAAAGGAATCGGCAGAGGCCAGGCATCAGCCCTGATAGACGTCGTAGCCGAACGCGACGCATACGCCCAAGAAACCGGCGTCTACATCCCGATCTGTTGCGATGGCGGCCTGCTGAGCGACTACCACATGGCAATCGCGTTTGCGCTGGGCACAGACTTCATCATGCTCGGCCGCTACTTCGCCCGATTCGCGGAAAGCCCCACCAACCTCGTTCGAGTCAAAGGCCAACTCTTCAAGGAGTACTGGGGCGAAGGCTCCCAGCGTGCCCGCAACTGGTCCCGCTACGACCAGGGCGGCGAGCAGCACCTCGTCTTCGAGGAAGGCGTCGACGGATACGTTCCCTACGCGGGCAGCATGTACGACAACGTCGCGATGACTATCACCAAGCTCAAGGCAACGATGATCAGCTGCGGCTCAACGACCCTCCGCGACTTCCATGAGAGTGCAGTGCTGGTTCCCGTATCACATCAAAGCTACCTTCAAAATATGTCTGAGATTCATCTACGCGACCGCCCAAGCGACCCGGGCCAGTAG
- a CDS encoding TauD/TfdA family dioxygenase has protein sequence MTKQTLPDRITVRQIAGHIGAEIHGIDLSRPLTDDVISTIRAALLTHKVIFLRDQQLTHAEHIAFARRFGELTRRPGNKHGAHPDGFPQILTIDPDAEDARYGRDFEERYRQKWTTYTAGWHTDLTPAVNPPAISILRAETVPPFGGDTQWTNLVAAYNGLSEPLRTLIDGLRAEHTFFAGCQIHPADPEDIAIRKMNRDDPQVSLHPVVRVHPETGERALFVHPASVSRIPGLSPAESSKLLDLLFAQIIRPEYTVRFSWQPGSIAIWDNRATAHLAATDLSHLDARRTMYRVTVLGDRPSGPDGFTSEIIAGEPLAALQE, from the coding sequence GTGACGAAACAGACCCTCCCCGACCGGATCACCGTCCGCCAGATCGCCGGCCATATCGGCGCCGAGATCCACGGCATCGACCTCTCCCGGCCGCTGACCGACGACGTCATCTCGACCATCCGTGCGGCACTGCTCACCCACAAGGTGATCTTCCTCCGCGACCAGCAACTGACCCACGCCGAACACATCGCCTTCGCCCGCCGGTTCGGCGAACTCACCCGCCGCCCCGGCAACAAGCACGGCGCTCACCCCGACGGCTTCCCACAGATCCTCACCATCGACCCCGACGCCGAGGACGCACGGTACGGACGCGACTTCGAAGAGCGGTACCGCCAGAAGTGGACCACCTACACCGCAGGCTGGCACACCGACCTCACCCCCGCGGTGAACCCGCCAGCCATCTCGATCCTGCGCGCCGAAACGGTCCCACCCTTCGGAGGCGACACCCAGTGGACCAACCTCGTCGCCGCCTACAACGGCCTCTCCGAGCCGCTACGCACCCTCATCGACGGACTCCGCGCCGAACACACCTTCTTCGCCGGCTGCCAGATCCACCCCGCCGACCCCGAGGACATCGCGATCAGAAAGATGAACCGCGACGACCCCCAAGTCTCACTCCACCCCGTGGTCCGGGTACACCCCGAAACCGGCGAGCGAGCACTGTTCGTCCACCCCGCCTCCGTCAGCCGGATCCCCGGGCTCAGCCCGGCCGAGAGCAGCAAGCTGCTCGACCTGCTCTTCGCCCAGATCATCCGCCCCGAGTACACCGTCCGATTCAGCTGGCAGCCCGGCAGCATCGCCATCTGGGACAACCGCGCAACCGCCCACCTCGCCGCCACCGACCTGTCCCACCTCGACGCACGACGCACGATGTACCGGGTGACGGTCCTCGGCGACCGCCCCAGCGGCCCCGATGGCTTCACCTCCGAGATCATCGCCGGCGAACCCCTCGCCGCGCTTCAGGAGTAG
- the asnB gene encoding asparagine synthase (glutamine-hydrolyzing), which yields MCGIAGVLRFVSGGSSVPGGDEIRAVTAALAHRGPDGGNVWHRPEITLGHRRLSILDLTEHGTQPMTRDHLTLVYNGELYNFADLRSHLQRQYRFQSGTDTEVVLRAWQQWGPAALDRFDGMFAFALWDDRARQLHLVRDRLGVKPLYYHRGNGFLVFASEVEALLRCPQVPRRPNLDAFYSHLLCSSTLQVDRRLTLVDQVHALPPATHLTLDHQGSETAHAYWQLPTPSAGRRLAEAPAAFTELGRLFQRSVTSMLVADVPIAVFLSGGLDSSAITATATAAATGPLTAITLTHLIGGCRRDRDTGDADLRFSKLLAAHTGRITHRIGARPSTVTLDDVDTVCDLAAIGDDVRHVSIAHNYRMVRNLGLKVVLNGQGADETMAGYVALPAFVNHVLDIGQPSATTINSLPGSRQTTGLTPEVLAHRAPMHERVLDFHAGLPGAPLERAHRLLVHTQLNRVVQFEDRLSMRSGVESRLPYLDHHLVEWCFTLPFEHHVNRRTRQGKAVLRAALAATLPAALLARPKQVFPHPEPAMLHRSLAALVRLHAADLRADPLVNHLFTLPPGDRLSVLPTKTLWLLLTTWRWHHKLQRLHPGPASPQPTTSYRTRPRQPPHISPTHTRGQEPDERTPR from the coding sequence GTGTGCGGCATCGCGGGCGTCCTTCGGTTCGTCTCCGGCGGCAGCAGCGTGCCCGGCGGAGACGAGATTCGGGCGGTCACCGCCGCCCTAGCCCACCGCGGCCCGGACGGCGGGAATGTCTGGCACCGTCCCGAGATCACGCTCGGACACCGGCGGCTGAGCATCCTCGACCTGACCGAGCACGGCACGCAGCCGATGACCCGAGACCACCTGACGCTCGTCTACAACGGGGAGCTGTACAACTTCGCCGACCTGCGCAGCCACCTACAACGTCAGTACCGCTTCCAGTCCGGCACCGACACCGAAGTCGTCCTACGCGCGTGGCAGCAGTGGGGGCCTGCCGCCCTCGACCGGTTCGACGGCATGTTCGCCTTCGCGCTCTGGGACGACCGCGCCCGGCAACTGCACCTCGTGCGGGACCGGCTCGGCGTGAAGCCGCTGTACTACCACCGCGGCAACGGGTTCCTCGTCTTCGCCTCCGAGGTCGAAGCTCTCCTGCGCTGCCCACAGGTACCGCGCCGGCCGAACCTGGACGCCTTCTACTCGCACCTGCTGTGCTCGTCCACGCTCCAAGTCGACCGGCGGCTCACCCTGGTCGACCAGGTCCACGCCCTACCGCCCGCCACCCACCTCACCCTCGATCACCAGGGATCCGAAACCGCCCACGCGTACTGGCAGCTCCCCACCCCGTCCGCCGGACGACGTCTGGCCGAGGCCCCAGCGGCGTTCACTGAACTGGGCCGCCTGTTCCAGCGCAGTGTGACTAGCATGCTCGTGGCGGACGTCCCGATCGCCGTCTTCCTCAGCGGCGGGCTGGACTCCAGCGCCATCACCGCCACCGCCACCGCCGCAGCCACCGGCCCGCTCACCGCCATCACCCTCACCCACCTCATCGGAGGGTGCCGGCGGGATCGCGACACCGGCGACGCCGATTTGCGCTTCAGCAAGCTGCTCGCCGCGCACACCGGCCGAATCACCCACCGCATCGGCGCCCGCCCGAGCACGGTCACACTCGACGACGTCGACACGGTCTGCGACCTCGCGGCGATCGGCGACGACGTCCGGCACGTCAGCATCGCGCACAACTACCGGATGGTCCGAAACCTCGGACTCAAGGTCGTACTCAACGGACAAGGTGCGGACGAAACCATGGCCGGCTACGTCGCCCTGCCCGCCTTCGTCAACCACGTCCTCGACATAGGCCAGCCGTCTGCCACCACCATCAACTCCCTGCCCGGTTCCCGGCAGACCACCGGGCTCACCCCCGAGGTCCTCGCCCACCGCGCCCCGATGCACGAGCGCGTCCTCGACTTCCACGCCGGCCTACCCGGCGCCCCGCTGGAACGCGCGCATCGGCTGCTCGTGCACACCCAACTCAACCGGGTCGTGCAGTTCGAGGACCGCCTCAGCATGCGCTCCGGAGTGGAAAGCCGCCTGCCGTACCTCGACCACCACCTCGTCGAGTGGTGCTTCACGCTGCCGTTCGAGCACCACGTCAACCGCCGCACCCGGCAAGGCAAAGCAGTCCTGCGCGCCGCACTCGCCGCAACGCTCCCCGCCGCGCTGCTGGCACGGCCGAAGCAGGTCTTCCCCCACCCCGAACCGGCCATGCTGCATCGGAGTCTCGCCGCGCTCGTCCGCCTCCACGCCGCCGACCTGCGGGCCGACCCGCTCGTCAACCACCTGTTCACCCTGCCGCCCGGCGACAGGCTGTCCGTCCTCCCGACCAAGACGCTGTGGCTGCTACTAACCACCTGGAGATGGCACCACAAACTCCAGCGGCTCCACCCCGGCCCCGCCAGCCCACAGCCGACGACGAGCTACCGAACACGGCCTCGCCAACCACCACACATCAGCCCGACGCATACCCGCGGCCAAGAGCCCGACGAAAGGACACCACGGTGA